The Bacillus sp. SM2101 genome contains the following window.
TACCGGAACATGAGGATAAGGTTGTTCAAAAAGGCATTACTAAGATACTAAATACCATCTATGAAAATGATTTTCTAGGATTTACTCACTATTGCAGTAAAAGTAAACAAGGGAAATTTCGGGTGAAGCGGAAATCGAGTCGGACGAAAGTCCAAAGTAAATTAAAAGAGTCTAAAGAATGGTTGAAGAAGAATAGAAATAAAGATATTCATATAATCATGGATAGATTTAGACGCTCACTTATAGGGTACTACAACTACTATTGCATTACAGATAACACAATAAATGTTAGTATATTCAAAGGTGGAATTGAGAAATTATTGTTTAAATGGCTCAATAGAAGAAGTCAAAGGAAATCTTTTACGTGGGATAAATTCAGACTATTTCTTGATAAATATCCACTACCTTCACCAAGAATTAAAGTGAATATATATGATTTAAGAAAAGATATTAGTTATTTTCTGTGAATGATGATTAGGAGGAGCCGTGTGCATTAATAGTGCAAGCACGGTTCTGTGAGGGGATGGAAGTACAATTTACCGTAAGGTAAAAAGACTCCATTCTACTCGACCCCTTGAATATGAAAAGAACTCAATTACCAAAATGATTAGGACTTTGGCATAGAAGTAATTTATAAAATTCTACTATTGTTGAATAAGACTACTAAAAAGTGTCCATACTATTGATAGATTAAAAACTAGCAAATGGGAGAGTGATTGATTATGTTACTGTTGGAGGCTTGGGAACGTTATCAATCTGATAAAAAGATTGAAGGCTATTCTACATTAACTATTAAAAACTATTCTTTTCAACATAATTTACTCCATCGATATTTCGGAGACATAGAAATGAATAAATTTAATACTGAAAATCTAAAAAAGTATTTGATTGAGACTGGGGAAAATTTAAAGGCTTCAAGTTTATGTCATAGAATTAGATATATCAAATCACTGTTTAATTGGGCTTTTGAAGAAGGTATCGTATATAAAAATCCAGCTTCAAAACTAAAAGAACCGAAGGTAGGTAAAAGAATCCCTAAATTCCTATCTGAGCAAGAGATAGAACTCTTACGTGAATCATGTCATACA
Protein-coding sequences here:
- a CDS encoding group II intron maturase-specific domain-containing protein, with protein sequence METKLLRIAEIAKSNPKMKFTSLAYLLNKQALAQCHYELPNRKATGINGTTKEIYGESLEENLDDLVSRMKSKSYRPVPVRRMYIPKVNSSKKRPLGIPEHEDKVVQKGITKILNTIYENDFLGFTHYCSKSKQGKFRVKRKSSRTKVQSKLKESKEWLKKNRNKDIHIIMDRFRRSLIGYYNYYCITDNTINVSIFKGGIEKLLFKWLNRRSQRKSFTWDKFRLFLDKYPLPSPRIKVNIYDLRKDISYFL